One Desulfovibrio fairfieldensis genomic window carries:
- the asnB gene encoding asparagine synthase (glutamine-hydrolyzing), translated as MCGICGFFSCNAAGLNPGEAQKILENMTMCLSHRGPDGHGEWLDADAGIALGHRRLSIRDISPAGAQPMHSHCGRYVLTYNGEIYNNEELRHYILKVKEQEPCWQGHSDTEVFLEACATLGIHRTLELCIGMFSFALWDKKEHRLILGRDRFGVKPLYWTVQNNTLIFSSEVKSLRRYPYFNPEIDRNRLAAFFRCNYLPDPLTIFADVRKLRPGYVLIADGMEVPREEQWWSAREVALAGVANRIDCHKEALDELHHLIQDAVSRRMVADVAIGAFLSGGVDSSLVVAVMQEAASRPINTYSIGFEEVDYNEAPYAKAIAAVLGTQHTELYITSKDAAELIPQLPQIYDDLFADSSQIPTYFLSRLARKDVMVALSGDGGDEFFAGYAQHSLKIPFYRNLPTSRSHLYQRMHLGRWRGMDVVPGGRVPSSYFVQGIDDDMFLDDGELAQFIDTVHYLPGDILHKVDRASMAVSLEVRPPLLDHRIYALAWRMPPHLRRACGKAKWPLRHLLNHYVSPELTERPKQGFALPLLSWVRGPLRDWAESLLDPARLRREAWLSPEVVARMWKEALEGRQNMEQIWAVLMFQSWLEMFVKEK; from the coding sequence ATGTGCGGCATTTGTGGTTTTTTTTCATGTAATGCAGCTGGTCTGAACCCTGGAGAGGCCCAAAAAATTCTTGAAAATATGACGATGTGCCTTTCGCATCGCGGACCTGATGGTCATGGAGAATGGTTGGATGCTGATGCAGGTATAGCGCTCGGCCATAGACGACTTTCCATACGGGATATTTCGCCTGCAGGTGCGCAGCCTATGCATTCCCATTGTGGACGCTATGTGCTGACTTACAATGGTGAAATTTACAATAATGAAGAGCTGCGCCATTATATTCTTAAGGTAAAGGAGCAGGAACCGTGCTGGCAGGGACATTCCGACACGGAAGTCTTTTTGGAAGCTTGTGCAACTCTGGGGATTCACCGAACATTGGAATTATGTATTGGAATGTTCTCCTTTGCTCTTTGGGATAAAAAAGAACATAGGCTTATTCTTGGTCGTGATAGATTTGGAGTCAAACCTTTATACTGGACAGTACAAAACAATACTCTAATTTTTTCTTCTGAAGTGAAATCCTTACGCCGTTATCCATATTTCAATCCCGAAATTGATAGAAATAGGCTGGCCGCTTTTTTCCGTTGTAACTATTTACCCGATCCGCTGACTATCTTTGCAGATGTCCGCAAATTACGCCCTGGATATGTGCTCATTGCCGACGGCATGGAGGTTCCTCGCGAAGAGCAATGGTGGAGTGCGCGGGAAGTGGCTCTGGCGGGTGTTGCAAATCGCATTGACTGCCACAAGGAAGCGTTGGACGAACTGCATCACTTAATTCAGGACGCCGTCAGCAGGCGTATGGTTGCCGATGTCGCGATAGGAGCATTTTTGTCTGGCGGCGTGGATTCGTCACTTGTCGTCGCGGTGATGCAGGAAGCTGCCTCGCGCCCAATCAATACCTATAGTATCGGCTTTGAGGAGGTTGACTACAACGAGGCGCCCTACGCAAAGGCTATTGCCGCCGTTTTGGGAACTCAACACACGGAACTTTATATTACCTCAAAGGATGCTGCGGAGCTGATTCCCCAATTGCCGCAAATATATGATGATCTTTTTGCGGATTCGTCTCAGATCCCCACTTACTTCCTGTCTCGGTTGGCCCGCAAGGATGTGATGGTGGCGCTGTCCGGCGATGGCGGTGACGAATTTTTTGCTGGCTATGCGCAACATAGTCTCAAAATCCCCTTTTATCGTAATTTGCCTACTAGCCGGTCTCACTTGTATCAGCGAATGCATTTGGGACGCTGGAGAGGCATGGATGTCGTTCCTGGGGGCAGGGTCCCCTCTTCCTACTTTGTACAAGGTATAGATGACGACATGTTTCTTGATGACGGTGAATTGGCCCAATTTATTGATACCGTTCACTATCTACCTGGCGATATTTTGCACAAGGTGGACCGCGCTTCCATGGCTGTTTCGTTGGAGGTGAGACCGCCTTTGTTGGATCATCGTATCTACGCGCTGGCGTGGCGCATGCCCCCCCATTTACGGCGAGCTTGTGGCAAAGCTAAGTGGCCGTTACGGCATCTACTGAATCACTATGTCTCGCCGGAGCTGACGGAAAGGCCCAAGCAAGGTTTTGCCCTTCCTTTGCTTTCTTGGGTTCGTGGTCCATTGCGAGACTGGGCGGAGTCACTGCTGGATCCTGCACGTCTGCGCCGTGAGGCCTGGTTGTCTCCCGAGGTTGTGGCGCGCATGTGGAAGGAGGCGCTAGAAGGGCGACAAAATATGGAACAAATCTGGGCCGTCTTGATGTTTCAGTCTTGGTTGGAAATGTTTGTTAAGGAGAAATGA
- a CDS encoding methyltransferase domain-containing protein, giving the protein MPYDDCSFDIVITSQVFEHIFNHEKVIREFRRVMRDDGISINTFPPKYVLIDAHIKIFWGQIIKFRPYYFLCALFGIRNGFQKGKSIMYITNSNYHYARTGLNYISTKEFRRIASRYFSYISIETNQFKDILMKLGKYSFVKFFLENCSKNITAVLKP; this is encoded by the coding sequence TTGCCCTATGATGACTGTAGTTTTGATATTGTCATAACTTCTCAAGTTTTTGAACATATTTTCAATCATGAAAAAGTCATAAGAGAATTTAGGCGTGTTATGCGTGACGATGGAATTTCTATAAATACCTTCCCACCTAAATATGTTCTAATTGATGCGCATATAAAAATATTTTGGGGACAAATTATAAAGTTTCGGCCATATTATTTTTTGTGTGCATTATTTGGAATAAGGAATGGATTTCAAAAAGGAAAGTCTATTATGTATATCACAAATAGTAATTATCATTATGCTCGAACAGGACTGAATTATATTTCAACAAAAGAATTTCGTCGAATTGCATCACGATATTTTTCATATATTTCTATAGAAACAAATCAATTTAAGGATATATTAATGAAGTTGGGAAAATATTCTTTTGTTAAATTTTTTTTGGAAAATTGCTCAAAAAATATCACTGCTGTCCTGAAACCGTAG
- a CDS encoding glycosyltransferase yields MLRISVIVPVYNTCSYLSKCLESLFNQTMRDIEIICVDDGSTDGSSDVLRDFAQKDSRLKVLKHERNKGAAAARNTGLAVAKGEYLGFVDSDDYVSNDYFEKLYIVAKENTADIAKARYFYEKKDDIQKEDKYNISIEENKYNFSINFTTAIYRYSIIKNNKIRFLDGITNYEDVVFLIMCVCCANKIKTIDSVYYHYIKRPCSSTSKDYKKIFDMTLQACFEIVSILNKAKIPHNNYNKLFRQCINVLLSISVTPSDVSENSAYKVIKLLESYKFLPQKIKKSKLPYTKRSVIEVFWDIKRISAAPFFPKNDQKFIYTLYKMSHFISVCLFISTLAPGGAERQIVTLAKALARKGVVVYLVYYESKGNYGHYLGMLKNTYVIHFSYALNNTVVLGSFFCRKYQDLYHEIRTMGLPPLSVLALTGALTFISPDILHCYLDGNNILGGSVGILGKVPGIVLSFRSVDPATAQEIYTDMALKYYTFLLRYNNVALESNSSYGAYSYAHWLRIDHNRIAVNPNGIDSSLLNRGKFSSQQIARRSLEIDESTPVVLFLGRYHACKCPDVLLSVADELRKKIPDVLFLVAGDGMQYDEEIGFLLQKYKLTDTIQLLGPRKDVLNLLTATDVLLMTSRIEGFPNVIMEAMSAGRPVVATRVGAVPELVREGKDGFLHSVGNVAGLCESLQFLLSDSKTRHRMGQSAKQRILENFTSDKLAQRALLQYSSLLGQCQDEKEQV; encoded by the coding sequence ATGCTTCGTATTTCCGTTATTGTCCCTGTTTATAATACTTGCTCGTATCTTAGCAAGTGTTTAGAGAGTCTTTTCAACCAGACTATGCGTGATATTGAAATCATATGTGTAGACGACGGTTCAACGGACGGGTCCTCCGATGTTTTGCGTGATTTTGCCCAGAAAGATTCTCGTCTGAAAGTGCTCAAGCATGAGCGCAATAAAGGAGCCGCCGCAGCACGTAATACAGGTTTAGCCGTTGCAAAGGGAGAATATCTCGGTTTTGTGGATTCTGATGACTATGTCTCTAATGACTATTTTGAAAAACTGTACATAGTCGCTAAGGAAAATACCGCAGATATAGCTAAAGCAAGATATTTTTATGAAAAAAAAGATGATATTCAAAAAGAAGACAAATATAATATATCTATAGAAGAGAATAAATATAATTTTTCTATAAATTTTACGACTGCAATTTATAGATACTCAATTATAAAAAATAATAAGATAAGATTTTTAGATGGAATTACAAATTATGAAGATGTTGTTTTTCTTATTATGTGCGTTTGTTGTGCAAATAAAATAAAAACGATAGATTCTGTATATTACCATTATATAAAAAGGCCTTGCTCATCTACTAGCAAAGATTACAAAAAAATATTTGATATGACACTACAGGCTTGCTTTGAGATAGTTTCCATTCTCAATAAAGCCAAAATTCCTCATAATAATTATAATAAATTATTTAGACAATGTATAAATGTATTATTATCAATTTCAGTAACGCCGTCAGATGTTTCTGAAAATTCTGCGTATAAAGTAATCAAACTTTTGGAAAGCTACAAATTTTTACCGCAAAAAATAAAAAAAAGTAAACTTCCATATACAAAACGGTCAGTAATTGAGGTTTTTTGGGACATAAAACGAATATCTGCAGCTCCATTTTTCCCAAAAAATGATCAAAAATTTATTTATACTTTGTATAAAATGTCACATTTTATTTCCGTTTGTCTTTTTATAAGTACACTTGCGCCGGGTGGTGCTGAACGCCAGATTGTAACTTTGGCAAAAGCTTTAGCGCGGAAAGGTGTTGTTGTATATTTAGTTTATTATGAGTCAAAAGGGAATTATGGACATTATTTAGGTATGTTGAAAAATACGTATGTTATACATTTTTCATATGCATTAAATAATACTGTTGTATTGGGAAGTTTTTTTTGCAGAAAATATCAAGATCTATATCATGAAATTCGCACAATGGGACTTCCTCCATTGTCGGTATTGGCATTAACTGGAGCTTTAACATTCATTTCTCCAGATATCTTGCATTGCTATCTTGATGGAAACAATATTTTGGGTGGAAGTGTGGGGATTTTGGGGAAAGTTCCTGGTATTGTGCTTTCTTTTCGAAGTGTTGACCCTGCTACTGCTCAAGAAATTTATACAGATATGGCATTAAAATATTATACATTCTTACTTCGCTATAATAATGTTGCTCTTGAATCTAATTCAAGTTATGGCGCTTATAGTTATGCACACTGGCTACGTATTGATCACAATCGTATTGCTGTTAATCCTAATGGCATTGATTCAAGCCTTTTAAATAGAGGAAAATTTTCTTCTCAACAGATTGCACGGCGCTCTCTTGAGATTGATGAATCGACACCCGTAGTCTTATTTCTCGGTCGTTATCATGCTTGTAAATGCCCAGATGTCTTGCTCTCTGTGGCAGATGAATTGCGGAAAAAAATTCCTGATGTTCTTTTTTTAGTGGCCGGGGATGGTATGCAATATGACGAAGAAATCGGATTTTTGCTACAAAAATATAAGCTTACTGACACTATTCAGCTTCTTGGGCCACGAAAAGATGTTTTAAACTTGCTGACTGCAACCGATGTATTGCTGATGACATCACGGATTGAAGGTTTTCCAAATGTTATAATGGAAGCTATGTCAGCAGGGCGACCGGTCGTTGCGACAAGAGTCGGTGCTGTTCCTGAGCTTGTTCGCGAAGGAAAAGATGGTTTTTTGCACAGTGTTGGTAATGTTGCTGGCTTATGCGAAAGTCTTCAATTTTTGTTGTCCGATTCAAAAACTCGACATCGGATGGGACAAAGTGCCAAACAAAGAATTTTAGAAAATTTTACATCTGATAAATTGGCTCAGCGCGCGCTGTTGCAATATTCCTCTCTTCTGGGGCAATGCCAAGATGAAAAGGAGCAAGTATAA
- a CDS encoding glycosyltransferase, with product MSFPLISVMIPTFNREKYIKQAIDSVIIQDYRPLEIIVVDDGSTDRTAETVEQYDPNIVKYFYKKNCGMDDASARNLCVQKASGEFLAWLDSDDYYLSGKLSAQMEYLQQHPECEIVFTEVEDFFDDDNMKREMDPNIYTKIFFGGTKVFHTTMLARREMILRVGPRVENLRAYGDHEWLYRIYFIHNVDISHCLDRVYVRRRMHKNSVAYTRRNPETLAAVTQLTDKYMREKIRRDLLAARRKQSKQ from the coding sequence ATGTCATTTCCCCTTATTTCTGTTATGATACCAACTTTTAATCGCGAAAAATATATCAAACAGGCAATTGATTCTGTTATTATCCAAGATTATCGCCCGTTAGAAATTATTGTTGTTGACGACGGCTCAACCGACAGGACTGCTGAAACTGTAGAGCAATATGATCCTAATATAGTCAAATATTTTTACAAAAAAAATTGTGGCATGGATGATGCTTCTGCGCGGAATCTTTGTGTTCAGAAAGCTTCAGGAGAATTTCTGGCTTGGCTTGATAGTGATGACTATTACTTGTCGGGAAAACTTAGTGCTCAGATGGAGTACTTACAGCAACACCCAGAATGTGAAATTGTTTTTACAGAAGTGGAAGATTTTTTTGATGATGATAATATGAAAAGAGAGATGGACCCTAATATTTATACCAAAATTTTTTTTGGAGGGACAAAAGTTTTTCATACAACAATGCTTGCTAGGCGTGAAATGATCTTGCGAGTAGGGCCGCGTGTTGAAAATCTACGCGCTTATGGTGATCATGAATGGTTATATAGAATATATTTTATACATAATGTTGATATTTCACATTGTTTAGATAGAGTTTATGTCCGGCGCAGAATGCATAAAAATAGTGTTGCATATACAAGGAGAAATCCAGAAACATTAGCTGCTGTCACACAGCTTACTGATAAATATATGCGCGAAAAAATCAGGCGTGACTTGCTTGCCGCGCGAAGAAAGCA
- a CDS encoding glycosyltransferase, whose translation MNIALFIPFLCMGKGGAERSGIKLAHEMQNRGHKCTLFCTGNRLGIPAYPLPKNIKWYDLQLKDSKSIYDAQQLLTNLHIDVFCCFNSTRIGLWIPILCKSANIPLLWAERSAPQAAEKYFWNRKERLACMAAADGIVLLCLSYAASLPDFFHKKIFIIPNPAPEPHIIDWAKKNSQRKIILAVARLQTIKQLVTLIKAFVFLQHEFIDWDCYICGDGPLKKDYQSLIDALGLTARVRLIGSVDNIGDYYAAAQVFCLPSSFEGFPNALIEAQSYGLPAVGFADCAGVNEIIRHGENGLLVARRGVKPLADTLRVLLRDETLRRQMGIKAQVMLSRYEEKVVFENWENTFYTIKKYRSSTTLADIEKVQDDTIKNDLREILKYPPSSSKAKNSKIANIIFAELREKRQLAEEIGNFKKYQVRD comes from the coding sequence ATGAATATTGCATTATTTATTCCATTTCTTTGTATGGGAAAAGGTGGAGCAGAACGCAGCGGCATTAAGCTTGCACACGAGATGCAAAATAGAGGACACAAATGCACTCTTTTTTGTACAGGAAATAGACTCGGAATACCTGCATATCCGCTTCCGAAAAATATTAAATGGTATGATTTGCAATTGAAAGATTCCAAGTCAATTTATGATGCACAACAATTGTTGACAAACCTTCATATTGATGTCTTTTGTTGTTTTAACTCAACACGCATAGGATTATGGATTCCTATCCTATGCAAGTCAGCAAATATTCCGCTACTCTGGGCTGAACGTAGTGCTCCTCAAGCTGCGGAGAAATATTTTTGGAATCGAAAAGAACGTTTGGCATGTATGGCTGCGGCTGATGGAATTGTCCTCCTTTGCTTAAGCTATGCGGCTTCTCTGCCCGATTTTTTTCATAAAAAAATTTTTATAATTCCCAATCCGGCACCAGAACCACACATCATTGATTGGGCTAAAAAAAATTCTCAGCGTAAAATTATTCTTGCCGTAGCGCGACTGCAAACAATAAAGCAGTTGGTGACGTTAATTAAAGCTTTTGTGTTTTTACAGCATGAATTTATAGATTGGGACTGCTACATATGCGGCGATGGTCCACTTAAGAAAGACTATCAGTCGTTAATTGATGCACTTGGATTAACTGCACGAGTACGACTTATAGGATCTGTTGACAATATTGGTGACTACTATGCTGCAGCGCAAGTTTTTTGTCTTCCATCTTCATTTGAAGGTTTTCCAAATGCATTGATTGAAGCGCAAAGCTATGGGTTACCTGCTGTCGGTTTTGCTGATTGCGCCGGGGTAAATGAAATCATCAGACATGGCGAAAATGGCTTGTTGGTCGCCCGAAGAGGAGTCAAACCGTTGGCTGATACCCTTCGTGTTCTTTTGCGAGATGAAACACTTCGCCGTCAAATGGGAATAAAAGCTCAGGTAATGCTTTCAAGATATGAAGAAAAAGTTGTATTTGAAAATTGGGAAAATACTTTTTACACAATTAAAAAATATCGTAGTTCGACAACTCTTGCAGATATAGAAAAGGTCCAAGACGATACCATCAAGAATGATCTCCGTGAAATTTTAAAGTATCCTCCATCTTCTTCTAAAGCCAAAAATTCAAAAATAGCGAATATTATTTTCGCTGAACTTCGCGAAAAACGACAACTTGCCGAAGAGATAGGCAATTTCAAGAAATACCAGGTTAGAGATTAA
- a CDS encoding nucleotidyltransferase family protein: MTCTPVLRHLVNKLYSKYVRGDDQEFLSFIFAKNPTQESLDHCLSVCDIEALGAGKCILLSYLIHNNPKLKLSKYAGPRINGLITYYRFANMKTLSHFSRIGKAYNAAGISMLLFKGGAMKVLRPELPRPMGDVDILIPANRIEEATRIGEGLGYLHYKEESKHAVDFHTETESAVDVHHSIFDPGKDLKQFHDGLFARATPRRAFGVDFLLPCHEDLCFLVMSNLTKNLREHTSLGNLYYALCDCQYLQKAPSFDWGLVWKDAVVCGQELEIRFAAEFMNAIVADTIPDLDKYFPADPAMEAFCNQVIFDEDYFLPRQKECQAIRVVELKNNPWTFGTFIAKFLLMKKLRNQPAFVRWYLKRKETQGTVHAH; the protein is encoded by the coding sequence GTGACTTGCACACCTGTATTACGGCATCTTGTGAACAAACTGTACAGCAAGTATGTTCGGGGGGATGATCAAGAATTTTTAAGTTTTATATTTGCGAAAAATCCAACGCAGGAAAGTTTGGATCATTGCCTTTCCGTGTGTGATATTGAAGCATTGGGGGCGGGAAAATGCATTCTGCTTTCCTACTTGATTCATAATAATCCAAAGCTTAAGCTTTCAAAATATGCTGGCCCGCGTATTAATGGGCTTATTACCTACTATCGCTTTGCAAATATGAAAACCTTGTCGCATTTTTCGAGGATAGGCAAGGCGTATAACGCGGCAGGCATTTCCATGCTGTTATTCAAGGGGGGGGCCATGAAGGTCTTGCGCCCGGAACTGCCGCGCCCCATGGGAGATGTGGATATTCTTATTCCCGCTAATCGCATTGAGGAGGCAACGCGCATCGGCGAGGGGCTCGGCTATCTGCATTATAAAGAAGAATCAAAGCATGCTGTGGATTTCCATACGGAAACAGAAAGTGCCGTTGACGTGCATCATTCCATCTTCGATCCCGGCAAGGATTTGAAGCAGTTCCACGATGGCCTGTTCGCGCGCGCAACACCGCGTCGTGCTTTTGGCGTGGATTTCCTGTTGCCGTGCCATGAGGATCTCTGCTTTCTTGTCATGTCAAACCTCACCAAGAACCTGCGTGAGCATACCTCGCTCGGCAATCTGTATTATGCGCTCTGCGATTGCCAGTATCTGCAAAAAGCGCCTTCTTTTGATTGGGGGCTCGTCTGGAAGGATGCCGTCGTCTGCGGGCAGGAGCTTGAGATACGTTTTGCCGCCGAATTCATGAATGCCATCGTCGCGGACACCATTCCCGATCTGGACAAATATTTTCCAGCTGATCCCGCCATGGAAGCCTTTTGCAATCAGGTCATCTTTGATGAGGACTATTTTCTGCCACGCCAAAAGGAATGCCAGGCCATCCGGGTGGTGGAGCTCAAGAACAATCCCTGGACGTTCGGCACGTTCATCGCGAAATTTTTGCTGATGAAAAAACTGCGCAATCAGCCCGCTTTTGTGCGCTGGTATTTAAAACGCAAAGAAACGCAGGGGACGGTTCATGCACATTGA
- a CDS encoding PqqD family protein yields the protein MSTFVLNEEKMFSDIADGVAIIINSETGVYYGMNSFGTAVFENILTGVSIEDILVAAKNMPGAPDDMDARMQTFVNELKGFEIVLEGMTGGGVINLDAAVAQADDFTLTVQEYSDAQELLLADPIHEVKNDTGWQPDKSALETDEEVVRSKLKKAEQ from the coding sequence ATGTCTACGTTTGTGTTGAATGAAGAAAAAATGTTCAGTGATATTGCTGATGGTGTGGCTATCATCATTAATTCTGAGACCGGCGTTTATTATGGTATGAACAGTTTCGGAACAGCCGTGTTCGAAAATATTCTTACCGGTGTTTCCATTGAAGATATTCTGGTCGCCGCCAAGAATATGCCCGGCGCGCCCGATGACATGGACGCCCGCATGCAGACTTTTGTTAATGAACTCAAGGGATTTGAAATTGTGCTGGAAGGAATGACGGGGGGCGGCGTGATTAATCTGGATGCCGCTGTCGCGCAGGCAGACGATTTTACTTTGACCGTACAGGAGTATAGCGACGCGCAGGAATTGCTGTTGGCCGACCCCATCCATGAAGTGAAAAACGACACCGGCTGGCAGCCTGATAAGTCTGCGCTGGAAACGGATGAGGAAGTTGTCAGGTCAAAGCTCAAAAAAGCAGAACAATAG
- a CDS encoding B12-binding domain-containing radical SAM protein, producing the protein MLEKKAALSLEHAVNICKQHSVGTALHSDIVFFSLPYWDIYTPFSAVPCLVGVLQEKGWKAQQIDIGILYFHELFIKRRRLAWALIKSKFFYHEKVEPFESSGVHSYEEYLESIDWLSKDKMDLAALRAAYPTLNDFQRGVLSAFYGALWINKRKRSNRLHLRLPQLLEGYDFTPFFNVISRFNLFPILNNLPPVAGISITSLDQLAASCLWAIFLKKLHPDITLIAGGSCTIILRNCNRQAWEQFFDFFDYVCTGEGETCTAMLVNHIYNGVYELGEIPNLAYRAGDTVTCTMEAVENVEALPPPCYVGIDQSLYLTPEPMLSYQTSRGCFWGKCAFCDFDKKWRSNFRQKSIEKVNADLKFLHTTYAVNNFTFVDEAIEPKFFSRWIPELEKEAFSQYIHWLAYMKVSPHYSDELIARAKRCGLTMVMLGVETFNQRLLRFIRKGILAKNSIQNLNCFHANGVKTHAWLMGLLPSQTKEELIADFTTIKKCIDDIDNVYMGSFILFPSTDIFSQPHKFNIIQISEAKDIHYDGYTFSSTYNGQEIDIEKLKKYLNGTIRPFISKKKFITNRYDRFFDDKFFAEKNTVLKQQGKK; encoded by the coding sequence ATGCTTGAAAAAAAAGCGGCGTTGTCACTTGAACATGCGGTAAATATATGCAAGCAGCATTCCGTGGGAACTGCCTTGCATAGTGATATTGTTTTTTTCTCTTTACCCTACTGGGATATTTATACTCCGTTCAGCGCTGTTCCATGTCTTGTTGGGGTATTGCAAGAAAAAGGCTGGAAAGCTCAGCAGATCGATATCGGCATTCTTTATTTTCATGAGCTGTTTATCAAACGCCGGCGTTTGGCTTGGGCGTTGATTAAATCGAAATTCTTTTATCATGAGAAGGTTGAGCCTTTCGAATCGAGTGGTGTTCATTCTTATGAGGAATATCTGGAGTCCATTGACTGGCTGAGTAAGGACAAAATGGATCTTGCAGCCTTGCGCGCTGCTTATCCAACTCTCAATGATTTTCAACGCGGAGTGCTTAGTGCATTTTATGGCGCGCTGTGGATTAACAAGCGCAAACGCTCCAACCGTCTTCATCTTCGCCTCCCCCAACTTCTTGAAGGTTACGATTTTACGCCATTTTTTAATGTTATTTCCCGTTTCAATCTTTTTCCGATTTTGAATAACTTGCCTCCTGTTGCCGGAATTTCCATAACCTCGCTTGATCAGCTTGCGGCGAGTTGCCTTTGGGCAATTTTTTTAAAAAAACTGCATCCAGATATTACACTGATAGCAGGCGGCAGTTGTACTATTATTTTGCGTAACTGTAATCGGCAAGCATGGGAACAATTTTTTGATTTTTTTGATTATGTATGTACAGGAGAAGGTGAAACATGTACAGCAATGCTTGTTAACCATATATATAATGGAGTATATGAGTTAGGTGAGATTCCAAACCTCGCATATCGTGCGGGTGACACAGTGACCTGCACGATGGAGGCTGTGGAAAATGTTGAGGCGTTACCTCCTCCCTGCTATGTCGGAATCGATCAATCGCTATATCTAACCCCGGAGCCTATGCTTTCTTATCAAACTTCGCGAGGCTGTTTTTGGGGAAAGTGCGCGTTTTGTGATTTCGATAAAAAATGGAGGTCCAACTTTCGACAAAAGTCCATCGAAAAAGTTAACGCCGATTTGAAATTTCTACATACTACCTATGCGGTTAATAATTTTACCTTTGTCGATGAGGCTATTGAGCCCAAGTTTTTTTCTCGCTGGATTCCTGAGCTGGAGAAAGAAGCATTTTCTCAGTATATTCATTGGCTCGCTTATATGAAAGTATCACCTCATTATTCTGATGAATTGATTGCCCGGGCGAAGAGATGTGGTCTCACGATGGTGATGCTTGGGGTGGAGACTTTCAATCAACGATTATTGCGCTTTATCCGCAAGGGAATTTTAGCAAAAAATTCTATTCAGAATTTGAATTGTTTTCATGCCAATGGCGTCAAAACGCACGCTTGGCTGATGGGATTGCTCCCATCACAAACAAAAGAAGAATTGATTGCTGATTTTACAACAATAAAAAAATGTATTGATGATATTGATAATGTGTATATGGGATCATTCATATTATTTCCGAGTACAGATATATTTTCCCAACCTCATAAATTTAATATAATACAAATTTCAGAAGCAAAAGATATTCACTATGATGGTTATACTTTTTCTTCAACATATAATGGGCAAGAAATTGATATTGAAAAATTGAAAAAATATCTTAATGGAACAATACGTCCCTTCATTTCTAAAAAAAAATTTATTACAAACAGGTATGATAGATTTTTTGATGACAAATTTTTTGCTGAAAAAAATACTGTTTTGAAACAACAAGGTAAGAAATAA
- a CDS encoding methyltransferase domain-containing protein, which translates to MDYHEQHQRGKNAVKAIRYIKYILKLCKKHGKNVTKDMKILDFGCGSGEATYFLVKMGYNAYGYDLYYNLSDCSKKYSERFSFYDNDKN; encoded by the coding sequence GTGGACTACCATGAGCAGCATCAACGCGGAAAGAATGCCGTGAAGGCAATTCGATATATTAAATATATATTAAAACTATGTAAAAAACATGGAAAAAATGTAACGAAAGATATGAAGATCCTTGATTTTGGTTGTGGATCAGGGGAGGCTACTTATTTTCTTGTGAAAATGGGTTATAATGCATATGGTTATGACTTGTATTATAATTTATCTGACTGTTCTAAAAAATATTCAGAACGTTTTTCATTTTATGATAATGATAAAAATTAG